In Caldicellulosiruptor obsidiansis OB47, a single window of DNA contains:
- a CDS encoding murein hydrolase activator EnvC family protein: MKIRLKIFSILLVFVIFFETAVSSTLKEYQNKLKSIEKNKQRTQQKIVEVKKQQQQILSQIDGLDKKIDDVEGKIRSLKANIASVENKILQTEAELKEEEKRKEMYYEKFKERIRCIYELNTVSVSYIEMLLDSQNLSDFFTRMYLFNDIIEYDKQILNEYTKSIETIKNKKEELVLLKENLSREKRELENYQASLLAEQNEKKKLLSELEKEQDKLEKMLDSLEEISNELSKKIKEILARQKTKRIYKGGKLLWPLEGYYEITSYFGMRFHPILKKNKMHTGIDIAAPYGASVLAAADGDVILAGWVSGYGKTIIIDNGSGISTLYAHLSSINVAVGQKVKKGESIGNVGATGYATGPHLHFEVRINGDVTDPLNFLR; this comes from the coding sequence TTGAAAATTAGACTAAAAATTTTTTCTATTTTGCTTGTATTTGTTATCTTTTTTGAAACTGCTGTATCAAGCACTTTAAAAGAATATCAAAACAAGCTGAAATCTATTGAAAAGAATAAACAAAGAACACAGCAGAAGATAGTAGAGGTTAAAAAACAACAGCAGCAAATTTTATCACAAATAGATGGGCTTGATAAGAAGATTGATGATGTGGAAGGAAAAATAAGAAGTTTAAAAGCAAACATTGCATCTGTTGAAAACAAGATTTTGCAGACAGAGGCTGAGCTCAAAGAAGAAGAAAAAAGAAAAGAAATGTATTATGAAAAGTTCAAAGAGAGAATAAGATGTATTTATGAGCTAAATACTGTCTCTGTATCGTATATTGAAATGCTGCTTGACTCTCAAAACCTTTCAGATTTTTTTACAAGAATGTATCTTTTTAACGATATAATTGAATATGATAAGCAAATACTAAATGAGTACACAAAGAGCATTGAGACTATCAAAAATAAGAAAGAAGAACTTGTTCTGCTAAAGGAAAACTTGAGTAGAGAAAAGAGGGAGCTTGAAAACTACCAAGCTTCTCTTTTGGCAGAGCAAAATGAAAAGAAGAAGCTTTTGTCGGAACTTGAAAAAGAGCAAGACAAATTGGAAAAGATGCTGGATAGTTTAGAGGAGATTTCAAATGAGCTTTCCAAGAAAATAAAGGAGATTTTGGCAAGACAGAAGACAAAACGCATATATAAAGGTGGCAAGCTCTTGTGGCCGCTTGAGGGATATTATGAGATAACATCATATTTTGGCATGAGGTTTCATCCAATTTTGAAGAAGAACAAAATGCACACAGGGATAGACATTGCAGCGCCATATGGAGCAAGTGTTTTAGCAGCAGCAGACGGCGATGTGATTTTAGCCGGATGGGTGTCTGGTTATGGTAAGACTATCATTATAGATAATGGTAGTGGTATTTCAACCCTCTACGCTCATCTTTCTTCAATCAACGTAGCGGTGGGACAGAAAGTGAAAAAAGGCGAAAGTATCGGCAATGTTGGTGCAACTGGGTATGCTACCGGTCCGCACCTTCATTTTGAGGTTAGAATAAACGGAGATGTTACTGACCCGCTCAATTTCCTAAGGTAA
- a CDS encoding GlsB/YeaQ/YmgE family stress response membrane protein: MLGFIMTLIVAAIAGYIGDALTKYKMPGGFIGAMIAGLVGSWIGAYIPFFRKLGPVIAGIPIIPTILGAAIFIFVLGLFRKGAEEATKQQQ, encoded by the coding sequence ATGCTTGGTTTTATAATGACCCTGATTGTTGCAGCAATTGCAGGGTATATAGGCGATGCACTGACTAAATACAAGATGCCAGGCGGGTTTATTGGAGCTATGATTGCAGGGCTTGTCGGGTCTTGGATTGGAGCATATATTCCGTTTTTCAGGAAACTTGGTCCTGTGATTGCTGGTATTCCTATTATTCCAACCATCCTCGGTGCGGCAATATTTATATTTGTACTGGGACTGTTCAGAAAAGGCGCCGAAGAGGCAACAAAACAACAGCAGTAG
- a CDS encoding PolC-type DNA polymerase III: MSEALFLPVKPVKIEFDKSSMDLKVYVESLDNLKDIDLIEIEQRFKSLLESCRDVEIKLFKSRNLALDELLKKYRWFLFYKISKKCNGLSHFLRECEIVQSSSGLDFLVPNGIRDILFERKVDVLVKQILSEEFGIVCDVDFKIKDFFIQFDTNQEVEKYLRLSEEKEEETEKITIEKSEVETDPTIIFGKKIDEKKEVTPISFVKVGTDCVIEGEIFNLEIKETKNKNVLVYKLYITDYLNSTFVKIVAKKDKIPTSISIGDYVKVEGRVEFDDFEKAVVVNAKNINKSQKPQRLDTSDNKRVELHAHTKMSAMDAVCSAEEIIKLAASMGHKAVAITDHGVVQAFPEAQEASKSYNIKVIYGMECYLIDDGAPVVYNPKEGQGFDSTFVVVDIETTGFDSQRDRIIEIGAVKIENGQITERFSTFVDPEGKIPVRISELTGIYQDMVDKAPKLSDAILEFERFASGSVLVAHNAQFDIGFLKKAYQECGIIFDYTYIDTLELSRRLLTDLSSHKLNKVAEFLNVELKHHHRADSDAETTANIFISLVERLKARGYKWLKELNSIESNAKADLKSHSYHATILVKNQQGLKNLYKLVSYSHLEYFYKRPRIPKSLLIQLRDGLLIGSACESGEIFRAFLEGKSEEEIEKIAAFYDFLEIMPVENNSFLIREGYLKDEESLREINKKIYQLGKKLGKLVVATSDAHYCHPHQRVLRQILKHNQGYDDVENDPQLYFRTTDEMLKEFEYLGRDACYEVVVENTNKIADMIEDVKPIPDETFPPKIEGAEEEIYNMTMKKAHEIYGDPLPEIVRARLEKELNSIIKNGFAVMYLIAQKLVSKSLSDGYLVGSRGSVGSSLVATMCGITEVNPLPPHYVCPNCKYSEFITDGSVGCGYDLEDKNCPRCGEKLRKDGHDIPFETFLGFDGDKEPDIDLNFSGDYQPIAHKFTEELFGQGYVFRAGTISTVAEKTAHGFVTKYAEEKGLSLHPAEILRLSQGCTGVKRTTGQHPGGLMIVPRDREIFDFTPIQHPADSEDKSVITTHFDYHAISGRLLKLDILGHDDPTVIRMLQDLTGVDPRSIPLDDKDTMSIFTSTEALGISPEDIDCEVGTFGIPEFGTRFVRQMLIETKPKTFAELVRISGLSHGTNVWTNNAQDLVRNGIATLKEVISTRDDIMLYLIQKGVPPKDSFRIMEDVRKGKGLKPEDEQLLRAHNVPDWYIESCKKITYMFPKAHAAAYVMMAFRIAYFKVHYKEAFYATYFTVRADDFDYATILKGRDAIRQKIRDLENRISSLSQKDKNLLTVLEIANEMLARGLKFYPVDLNESDAERFIIKDGGLLIPFNALPNVGVAAAKSIVEARKEGRFLSVDDLQRRAKLNKQVIEILTQYKVLKDLPQTSQLSFF; encoded by the coding sequence ATGAGTGAGGCTCTATTTTTGCCAGTAAAACCTGTCAAGATTGAGTTTGACAAATCAAGTATGGATCTTAAGGTTTATGTTGAGAGCCTTGATAACCTGAAAGATATTGACCTCATTGAAATTGAGCAAAGATTCAAGTCTCTTTTAGAAAGTTGCAGGGATGTTGAGATAAAACTTTTCAAAAGCAGAAACCTGGCGTTGGACGAACTTTTGAAAAAATATAGGTGGTTTTTGTTTTATAAAATTTCAAAAAAATGTAACGGTCTTAGCCATTTTTTGAGAGAATGCGAGATTGTGCAAAGTTCAAGCGGCTTAGATTTTTTGGTTCCAAATGGTATCAGAGATATTCTTTTTGAAAGAAAAGTAGATGTGCTTGTAAAGCAAATACTGTCTGAAGAGTTTGGAATAGTATGCGACGTGGATTTTAAGATTAAAGACTTTTTTATCCAGTTTGATACAAACCAAGAAGTAGAAAAATATCTCAGACTTAGCGAGGAAAAGGAAGAAGAAACTGAAAAAATTACAATTGAAAAAAGTGAGGTTGAGACAGACCCAACCATTATATTTGGCAAAAAGATAGATGAAAAGAAAGAAGTAACTCCTATTTCTTTTGTCAAAGTTGGCACTGATTGCGTGATCGAAGGTGAAATTTTTAATCTTGAGATAAAAGAGACTAAAAACAAGAATGTGCTCGTATACAAGCTTTACATCACGGACTATTTAAATTCAACCTTTGTAAAAATTGTTGCTAAGAAAGATAAAATTCCTACTTCAATTTCTATTGGAGATTATGTTAAGGTTGAAGGCAGAGTGGAATTTGACGATTTTGAAAAAGCGGTTGTGGTGAATGCTAAAAACATAAACAAAAGTCAAAAACCTCAGCGACTTGATACAAGCGATAACAAGAGAGTAGAACTTCATGCTCACACCAAAATGTCTGCTATGGATGCTGTGTGCTCTGCAGAGGAGATTATAAAATTGGCAGCTTCAATGGGACACAAAGCAGTTGCAATAACAGACCATGGAGTTGTTCAGGCGTTTCCGGAAGCACAGGAAGCAAGCAAAAGCTATAATATCAAAGTCATCTATGGGATGGAGTGCTATCTTATTGATGATGGCGCGCCAGTTGTTTACAATCCTAAGGAAGGACAAGGATTTGACTCTACCTTTGTGGTTGTTGACATTGAAACAACAGGGTTTGACAGTCAAAGAGATAGAATAATAGAAATTGGTGCTGTGAAGATAGAAAATGGTCAAATAACAGAGAGATTTTCTACATTTGTTGACCCCGAAGGCAAAATCCCTGTCAGGATATCAGAGCTAACAGGCATATACCAAGATATGGTTGATAAAGCCCCAAAGCTGAGTGATGCCATTTTGGAATTTGAAAGATTTGCAAGTGGTAGTGTTCTTGTTGCGCATAACGCTCAGTTTGATATTGGATTTTTGAAAAAGGCGTATCAGGAATGTGGAATTATATTCGACTATACATATATAGATACACTGGAGCTTTCAAGAAGGCTTTTGACAGATCTGTCTTCTCATAAGTTAAACAAAGTTGCAGAGTTTTTAAATGTAGAGTTAAAACACCATCACAGAGCTGATTCTGATGCAGAGACAACAGCTAATATCTTTATATCACTTGTGGAAAGGTTAAAAGCAAGAGGATACAAATGGTTAAAAGAACTTAATTCAATTGAGTCAAACGCAAAAGCAGACCTCAAATCTCACAGCTATCATGCAACTATACTTGTAAAGAACCAGCAAGGCTTAAAAAATCTTTACAAACTGGTATCATATTCCCATTTAGAATACTTCTACAAAAGACCAAGGATACCTAAGAGTCTTTTAATACAATTGAGAGATGGACTTCTGATAGGAAGCGCATGTGAGTCTGGTGAAATTTTCAGGGCATTTTTGGAAGGGAAAAGTGAGGAAGAGATAGAGAAGATAGCAGCATTTTATGATTTTCTTGAGATAATGCCGGTTGAGAATAATTCTTTTTTAATTAGAGAAGGATACTTAAAAGATGAAGAAAGCCTAAGAGAGATTAATAAAAAGATTTATCAGCTTGGCAAGAAACTTGGCAAGCTTGTTGTTGCAACATCTGATGCGCACTATTGTCATCCACACCAGAGAGTGTTGCGCCAGATTTTAAAACATAACCAAGGGTACGATGATGTTGAAAATGATCCGCAGCTTTATTTCAGGACAACAGATGAGATGCTCAAAGAATTTGAATATCTGGGCAGAGATGCTTGTTATGAAGTTGTTGTAGAAAATACCAATAAGATTGCCGATATGATAGAAGATGTAAAACCAATACCCGATGAGACTTTCCCACCCAAGATTGAGGGCGCTGAGGAAGAAATATACAACATGACAATGAAGAAAGCTCACGAAATATATGGAGACCCTCTTCCGGAAATTGTAAGAGCACGGCTTGAAAAGGAACTGAATTCGATAATCAAGAATGGTTTTGCAGTGATGTATTTGATTGCCCAAAAACTTGTATCTAAATCTTTGTCAGACGGTTATCTTGTTGGTTCGCGAGGGTCTGTTGGTTCTTCTCTTGTTGCAACAATGTGTGGGATAACAGAAGTAAATCCTCTGCCTCCGCATTATGTTTGTCCAAATTGCAAATATTCTGAGTTTATAACAGATGGTTCTGTTGGATGTGGTTATGATTTAGAAGACAAAAACTGTCCACGCTGTGGAGAAAAACTTAGAAAAGATGGGCATGATATACCGTTTGAGACCTTCTTAGGATTTGATGGTGATAAAGAACCAGATATTGACCTTAACTTTTCTGGTGATTACCAGCCAATTGCACACAAGTTTACAGAGGAGCTGTTTGGACAAGGCTATGTTTTCAGAGCAGGTACAATCTCAACAGTTGCTGAAAAGACTGCGCACGGGTTTGTAACAAAATATGCTGAGGAAAAGGGTTTGAGTCTTCATCCAGCAGAGATTTTGAGACTTTCTCAAGGTTGCACAGGGGTAAAAAGAACAACAGGCCAGCATCCCGGCGGGCTTATGATTGTTCCAAGAGACAGAGAGATATTTGATTTTACACCAATCCAGCATCCAGCAGATAGCGAGGACAAAAGTGTTATCACAACGCATTTTGATTACCATGCTATCTCAGGAAGGCTTTTGAAACTTGATATTCTTGGACACGACGACCCGACTGTCATACGAATGCTTCAGGACTTGACGGGAGTTGACCCGCGTTCAATTCCTCTTGATGACAAAGATACGATGTCAATTTTTACAAGCACAGAAGCTCTTGGAATTTCTCCTGAGGACATAGATTGTGAAGTAGGGACTTTTGGTATACCTGAGTTTGGGACAAGGTTTGTAAGACAGATGTTAATTGAGACAAAGCCAAAGACGTTTGCTGAACTTGTGCGAATTTCGGGACTTTCGCACGGCACAAATGTGTGGACAAATAATGCTCAGGATTTAGTAAGAAATGGAATTGCAACGCTCAAAGAGGTAATTTCTACAAGAGACGATATTATGTTATATTTAATTCAAAAGGGTGTTCCACCAAAAGACAGTTTCAGAATCATGGAAGATGTTAGAAAAGGTAAAGGATTAAAGCCGGAGGATGAGCAACTTCTAAGAGCTCACAATGTTCCAGACTGGTATATAGAGAGCTGTAAAAAGATAACGTACATGTTTCCAAAAGCACATGCTGCAGCGTATGTAATGATGGCTTTCAGGATTGCTTATTTCAAGGTGCATTATAAGGAGGCTTTCTATGCAACATATTTTACAGTCAGAGCAGACGACTTTGATTATGCAACAATCCTCAAGGGAAGAGATGCTATAAGACAGAAAATAAGAGATTTGGAAAACAGGATAAGTAGCCTTTCTCAGAAAGACAAAAACCTTCTGACAGTGCTTGAGATTGCAAATGAGATGTTAGCACGAGGTTTAAAGTTTTACCCTGTTGATTTGAATGAGTCTGATGCAGAGAGATTCATCATAAAAGATGGAGGGCTTTTAATACCCTTTAATGCTCTGCCAAATGTTGGGGTGGCAGCTGCAAAAAGCATTGTGGAGGCGCGAAAAGAAGGAAGGTTTTTGTCTGTGGATGACCTTCAAAGAAGAGCAAAGCTAAACAAGCAGGTTATAGAGATTTTGACTCAGTATAAAGTGTTAAAAGACTTGCCTCAAACAAGTCAGCTGAGCTTTTTCTAA
- a CDS encoding ABC transporter ATP-binding protein, which produces MASVRLKGVYKRYPGGVTAVSDFNLDIEDKEFVVLVGPSGCGKTTTLRMIAGLEEVTEGEIYIGDKLVNDVPPKDRDIAMVFQNYALYPHMTVFENMAFGLKLRKFPKDEIKRRVHEAAKILGIEHLLDRKPKALSGGQRQRVALGRAIVREPKVFLMDEPLSNLDAKLRVQMRTELSKLHKRLGTTFIYVTHDQTEAMTMGTRIVVMKDGFIQQVDTPQVLYEQPANLFVAGFIGSPQMNFIESRIEQKDKNLYVVFGNNAIKLPEGKAKKVEELGYVGKEVIMGIRPEDLHDEEIFLQTAQDAVVDANVDVVEMLGSETLLYVVVDGLNLIARVDPRSKAKAGDKIKLAFDVNRIHLFDKETEKAIVH; this is translated from the coding sequence GTGGCAAGTGTAAGATTAAAAGGTGTTTACAAGAGATATCCTGGTGGTGTTACAGCTGTTTCTGACTTTAACTTGGATATCGAAGATAAGGAATTCGTAGTTTTGGTAGGACCATCCGGTTGTGGTAAGACAACAACACTGAGAATGATAGCAGGTCTTGAAGAGGTAACAGAAGGCGAAATCTACATAGGGGACAAGCTGGTAAACGACGTTCCACCAAAGGACAGAGACATTGCGATGGTTTTCCAGAACTATGCTTTGTATCCTCACATGACTGTTTTTGAGAACATGGCATTTGGTCTCAAACTTAGAAAGTTTCCAAAAGATGAAATAAAAAGACGTGTACATGAAGCAGCTAAGATTTTGGGAATTGAGCACTTACTTGACAGAAAACCAAAAGCTCTGTCCGGTGGTCAGAGACAGAGAGTGGCTTTAGGTCGTGCTATTGTCAGAGAGCCAAAGGTATTTTTGATGGATGAGCCTCTTTCAAACTTGGACGCAAAGCTGAGAGTCCAGATGAGAACGGAGCTATCTAAACTTCATAAGAGACTTGGAACAACATTCATCTACGTTACACACGACCAGACAGAAGCTATGACAATGGGTACAAGAATTGTTGTTATGAAAGATGGATTTATCCAACAGGTAGATACACCACAGGTTCTGTATGAACAACCTGCGAACCTGTTTGTTGCAGGTTTCATTGGTTCGCCACAGATGAACTTCATTGAATCAAGGATTGAACAAAAGGATAAGAACTTATATGTTGTATTTGGAAACAACGCAATAAAACTTCCAGAAGGAAAGGCAAAGAAAGTTGAAGAGCTCGGCTATGTTGGAAAGGAAGTTATAATGGGTATAAGACCAGAGGATTTGCACGATGAAGAGATATTCCTGCAGACAGCTCAGGATGCTGTTGTTGATGCAAATGTTGATGTTGTTGAGATGCTTGGTTCTGAAACACTTCTCTATGTAGTTGTTGATGGTCTTAACCTCATTGCAAGAGTTGATCCAAGGTCAAAAGCAAAAGCTGGCGACAAGATCAAACTTGCATTTGATGTCAACAGAATTCACCTGTTTGACAAAGAAACAGAGAAGGCTATTGTCCACTAA
- the ftsX gene encoding permease-like cell division protein FtsX — MSLQTIKYFCKDGFKNIFLNKTMAAASISIVVAALTVVGIFIAIGINLEYISQQIEKTVDIRVILQKGQEEKAVVIEEYLRKNALVREFKYISPQMALQDLKNKLGKNSFLLEGLEKDNPLRGYFVVKPVKIEYTKELAEELESLDGVAQVYFPSETVDKLRRILKIINLFCILLILGLYIVAIFIIANTIKITLFARRREISIMRYIGATNRFISGPFVVEGFIIGILGSILAYAIVLLFYHYAIRYLSQTITFIDFVNISIYKYKILGVFILTGSMVGILGSLISLRRYLKA, encoded by the coding sequence ATGAGTCTTCAGACAATCAAGTACTTTTGCAAAGACGGGTTTAAAAACATTTTTTTAAATAAGACCATGGCTGCTGCTTCTATCTCTATAGTGGTGGCAGCCTTAACTGTGGTTGGGATATTTATTGCAATCGGGATTAATCTTGAGTATATCTCACAGCAGATAGAAAAGACGGTTGATATAAGAGTGATTCTACAAAAAGGTCAGGAAGAAAAAGCGGTTGTAATTGAGGAGTATTTGAGGAAAAACGCTTTGGTTCGAGAGTTTAAATACATAAGTCCGCAGATGGCTCTTCAAGATTTGAAAAACAAGCTTGGTAAAAACTCATTTTTGCTTGAAGGACTTGAAAAGGACAATCCTCTGCGGGGATACTTTGTAGTAAAGCCTGTAAAAATTGAATATACTAAAGAACTTGCTGAAGAATTGGAGAGTTTAGATGGTGTTGCTCAGGTCTATTTTCCTTCGGAGACAGTGGACAAATTGAGAAGGATTTTAAAGATAATAAATCTTTTTTGCATACTTTTGATTTTGGGTCTTTACATAGTTGCTATATTTATAATTGCCAATACTATCAAAATAACCCTCTTTGCAAGGCGCAGAGAAATCTCAATTATGAGATATATTGGTGCAACTAACAGGTTTATAAGCGGACCTTTTGTTGTTGAAGGCTTTATTATAGGTATTTTGGGTTCGATTTTGGCATATGCTATTGTTTTGCTATTTTATCACTATGCAATAAGATATCTTTCACAGACCATTACGTTTATTGATTTTGTCAATATTTCTATTTACAAGTACAAAATATTAGGAGTGTTTATACTCACAGGAAGCATGGTAGGTATACTGGGAAGCTTAATTTCTCTAAGAAGATACTTAAAAGCCTAA
- a CDS encoding glycosyltransferase family 2 protein → MCKKVVCLIPAYNEEKRIGAVLSVVKKCSLVDEIFVIDDGSEDKTAEVAAKNGVSVLRLEKNRGKSYAIFYGVENTEGDIILMLDADLVNLKVEDVENLIRPLIEDRADMTIGIFSDGRFSTDLAQKISPFLSGQRGIKRWVFEKILESREDIKDLGYAIEIILTEYAKKFNLRVLTVPLPKVSHVMKEEKLGFIKGAQHRMKMYSDIIKGYVNLKKSRDGQ, encoded by the coding sequence ATGTGTAAGAAGGTGGTTTGTCTTATTCCTGCTTACAACGAAGAAAAGAGAATAGGTGCTGTGCTTAGTGTTGTAAAGAAATGTAGTCTTGTAGATGAGATTTTTGTAATTGACGATGGTTCGGAAGACAAAACAGCTGAAGTAGCAGCAAAAAATGGTGTGAGTGTCTTAAGACTTGAAAAAAACAGGGGAAAGAGCTATGCTATTTTTTACGGTGTGGAGAATACAGAGGGAGATATAATATTGATGCTTGATGCAGACCTTGTAAATCTCAAGGTTGAAGATGTTGAAAATTTAATTAGACCTTTGATTGAAGACAGAGCTGACATGACAATTGGAATTTTTTCTGACGGCAGGTTTTCCACCGACCTTGCCCAGAAGATTTCGCCTTTTTTGTCAGGCCAGAGAGGGATAAAAAGATGGGTTTTTGAAAAAATTTTAGAGTCGCGCGAGGATATAAAAGATTTGGGGTATGCAATAGAGATTATTTTAACTGAGTATGCCAAAAAGTTTAACTTAAGAGTATTGACAGTACCACTGCCAAAGGTTTCGCATGTGATGAAGGAAGAGAAGCTTGGGTTTATAAAAGGTGCTCAGCACAGGATGAAGATGTATTCAGATATAATAAAAGGTTATGTTAATCTCAAAAAAAGTAGGGATGGGCAATGA
- a CDS encoding thiamine diphosphokinase, which produces MKGVVISSGKVASKSFYDEHIKDADFIICCDGGANVAYKYGFVPNLIIGDFDSVDKEVLEYFKINGIQIMEFPCEKDKTDTQIAIEYLAKNGFDEVVMLSCTGQRLDHVLANISLLYYLLEHDIKGAIVDENNVIMMTRNKIKIHGKKGHLLSLLPYTQTVSGIYTKGLYYPLEDGVMEFGNPYGVSNVIIEDEAIVEVKDGVLLVILSRD; this is translated from the coding sequence ATGAAAGGTGTTGTAATCTCCAGTGGTAAGGTTGCAAGTAAATCATTTTATGATGAACATATAAAAGATGCTGATTTTATAATTTGCTGTGACGGTGGAGCAAACGTAGCATACAAATATGGTTTTGTGCCAAACTTGATAATAGGCGACTTTGACTCTGTAGACAAAGAGGTTTTAGAATATTTCAAAATTAACGGCATACAAATAATGGAATTTCCCTGTGAAAAGGATAAAACAGATACACAGATTGCCATTGAGTATTTGGCAAAAAATGGATTTGATGAGGTGGTAATGCTTTCTTGTACAGGTCAAAGACTTGACCATGTTCTTGCCAACATAAGTCTTTTGTATTATCTGCTTGAGCACGATATAAAGGGCGCAATAGTAGATGAAAATAATGTAATCATGATGACAAGAAACAAAATAAAAATCCATGGGAAAAAAGGCCATTTGCTCTCTTTACTTCCATACACACAAACTGTGAGTGGTATTTATACCAAAGGTTTATATTATCCTTTAGAGGATGGTGTGATGGAGTTTGGCAACCCTTATGGTGTGTCAAATGTTATTATTGAAGATGAAGCAATTGTTGAGGTAAAAGATGGGGTATTGTTGGTAATATTATCACGTGATTAA
- the ftsE gene encoding cell division ATP-binding protein FtsE: MVKFINVSKRYPNGVLALTNINLTIEKGEFVFLVGSSGAGKSTIVKLLLKEIDPTEGEIIVGEYKLTQLPKKEIPYYRRKIGIVFQDFRLLPNKTVYENVEFAMQITGAPAKIIRRQVPYVLSLVGLAHKAKCYPHELSGGEQQRVALARAIVNKPNLLVADEPTGNLDPDTSWEIMKLLEDINRRGTTVLVATHAKEIVDSMRKRVVAIDCGRIVKDQPKGVYSYESSDNQVLLQRRV; this comes from the coding sequence ATGGTAAAGTTTATAAATGTGAGCAAAAGGTATCCAAACGGGGTGCTTGCGCTCACAAATATTAATTTGACCATTGAAAAAGGTGAATTTGTATTTTTGGTTGGTTCAAGCGGGGCAGGAAAATCTACAATTGTAAAGCTTCTTTTGAAAGAGATTGACCCGACCGAGGGAGAGATTATTGTTGGTGAGTACAAGCTTACACAGCTTCCAAAAAAGGAAATACCATATTACAGAAGAAAGATTGGAATTGTATTTCAGGATTTTAGACTTCTCCCCAACAAAACAGTATATGAAAATGTGGAGTTTGCTATGCAAATAACAGGAGCACCTGCAAAAATCATCAGAAGACAGGTTCCTTATGTTCTGTCTTTGGTAGGGCTTGCGCACAAGGCAAAATGTTACCCGCACGAGCTTTCAGGCGGTGAGCAGCAGCGGGTTGCCTTGGCGCGAGCAATTGTAAACAAGCCCAACTTGCTTGTGGCTGACGAGCCAACAGGTAACTTAGACCCTGACACATCATGGGAGATAATGAAACTTTTAGAAGATATTAACAGAAGAGGGACAACTGTGCTTGTTGCAACACATGCTAAAGAGATTGTTGATAGCATGAGAAAAAGGGTTGTGGCAATTGACTGTGGCAGAATTGTGAAAGATCAACCTAAAGGAGTTTACAGCTATGAGTCTTCAGACAATCAAGTACTTTTGCAAAGACGGGTTTAA
- a CDS encoding PucR family transcriptional regulator — translation MMTQKVIDVLEQAKDIIDDEFGYIEADGRVIYSSNPLSQNRINTVAIDMIKTDTDLEIFEGRTYKVYRSQTDTYVLYINNTEPHAEKLLDMLNLVVMKAKEPASAYDKKLFIKNLLYDNILPGEIYTKARELHIATGATRVVFAIYIPNAKEIKDVNIGEILTSIFPKSTKDFIIQLDNNILVFIKELKPGSNDEDAYKVARIILDTLNSELLLKAYIGIGSVVDDIKELSMSYKEAEAALKIGYIFEKDKYIVSYHKLGLGRLIYQMPTKLCEMFLEEVFKDVKLSDFDPELIQTVEMFFECNLNVSETARQLYIHRNTLVYRLDKIERMIGLDLRKFEDAIIFKMAMLVNQYLEYTKGNITF, via the coding sequence ATGATGACACAAAAGGTTATTGATGTGTTAGAGCAGGCAAAAGACATCATCGACGATGAATTTGGATATATTGAAGCTGATGGTAGAGTTATCTACAGCTCAAATCCTCTTTCTCAAAACAGAATAAACACAGTTGCAATTGACATGATAAAAACTGATACGGACCTTGAGATATTTGAAGGCCGCACATACAAGGTTTACAGAAGCCAGACAGACACCTATGTTCTTTATATAAACAACACAGAACCTCATGCTGAAAAGCTTTTGGACATGTTAAACCTTGTTGTGATGAAGGCAAAAGAGCCGGCTTCTGCGTATGATAAAAAGCTGTTTATAAAAAATCTTTTGTATGACAACATCCTGCCGGGGGAAATCTACACAAAGGCAAGAGAACTTCACATCGCAACAGGTGCAACAAGAGTTGTGTTTGCTATCTATATTCCAAATGCAAAAGAGATTAAAGATGTGAATATCGGTGAGATTTTGACAAGCATATTCCCAAAGAGCACAAAAGATTTTATTATCCAGCTTGACAACAATATCCTGGTTTTCATAAAAGAACTAAAACCGGGTTCAAATGATGAGGATGCATACAAGGTTGCAAGGATTATACTTGACACACTCAACTCAGAGCTGTTGCTCAAAGCATATATTGGAATTGGCTCTGTTGTTGATGACATAAAAGAACTTTCGATGTCTTATAAGGAGGCAGAAGCAGCGCTCAAAATAGGTTACATCTTTGAGAAGGACAAGTATATTGTGAGCTATCACAAGCTTGGCCTTGGAAGACTTATATATCAGATGCCAACAAAACTTTGTGAGATGTTCTTGGAAGAGGTCTTCAAGGATGTAAAACTTTCTGATTTTGACCCCGAGCTAATACAGACTGTTGAGATGTTCTTTGAATGCAACTTGAACGTCTCAGAGACAGCAAGACAGCTTTATATTCACAGAAACACCTTGGTTTACAGACTTGACAAGATAGAGAGAATGATTGGCCTTGACCTCAGAAAGTTCGAAGATGCTATTATCTTCAAAATGGCTATGCTTGTAAATCAGTATTTAGAGTATACAAAGGGTAACATTACATTTTAA